CCGTCCTCGGACCGGAGCAGCGTGACGCGCCCGGCGGGGATGTCCTGATACCGCGGTGGCACCCATTTCTGGGCCGAGGGCAGGTTGACCCACAGCTGGACGCCGTGGAAGAGCCCGCCGCGCGCGACCAGGTCCTCGGGCGGCGTCTCGATGTGGAGGATGCCGGCGCCGGCGGTCATCCACTGCGTGGCCCCGTCGGTGATGACCCCGCCGCCCCCGGTCGAATCGTGGTGCTCCATCGTCCCGTCGATCATGTACGTGACCGTCTCGAAGCCTCGATGCGGGTGCCACGGGGTGCCCTTCGGCTCGCCGGGCGCGTACTCGATCGCGCCCATCTGGTCCATGTGGACGAAGGGGTCGAGCGCGCGCGGCTCGACGCCTGCGAACGCCCGGCGCACGGGGAACCCGAGACCCTCGAAGCCCGGCGGCGCGCTCGTGACCGACAGGACCGGACGCGGGGTGGTGCGGCGCGGGTCGGGGCGCGTGATCGTGGGGAGCGTCAGCGGGTCCTCGACCGTGACCGCTGGCATGGCGCCCTCCCTTCTCGTGCGTGGCAACCGGCCCGGGCCGGCTCGCATTCCGTGCCGAGGCCAGCCGACTGCCGGCGGTCACCAGCCCGAGGCGCCGGGGACGTGGTAGAAGCAGGCGATGCGCTTCGGCTTCAAGACTGCGCCCCAGAACACGACCTGGGCCGACATGCGGGCGGTCTGGGAGGCGGCGGACCGGATCGAGCTCTTCGAATCGGGGTGGACGTTCGACCACTTCTATCCGATCTTCTCGGATTCGCGGGGGCCGTGCCTCGAGGGGTGGGTCACCACGACGGCCCTGGCCCAGGCGACGCGTCGGCTGCGGATCGGCGTGCTCGTCACCGGGATGCCGTACCGGCATCCCGCGGTGCTCGCCAACATGGCGGCCACCCTGGATGTCGTCTCCGACGGTCGACTCGAGCTCGGGATCGGCGCGGGATGGAACGTCGAGGAGGCCACCGCCTACGGCATCGACCTGCACGCGTCCCTGACGGATCGCTTCGACGCCTTCGACGAGGGCTGTGCCGCCATCGTCAGCCTTCTGACGAAGGAGACCACGACGCTCGGAGGTCGTTTCGTCCAGCTGCAGGAGGCCCGCTGCGAGCCGAAGCCGGT
This DNA window, taken from Acidimicrobiia bacterium, encodes the following:
- a CDS encoding pirin family protein, encoding MPAVTVEDPLTLPTITRPDPRRTTPRPVLSVTSAPPGFEGLGFPVRRAFAGVEPRALDPFVHMDQMGAIEYAPGEPKGTPWHPHRGFETVTYMIDGTMEHHDSTGGGGVITDGATQWMTAGAGILHIETPPEDLVARGGLFHGVQLWVNLPSAQKWVPPRYQDIPAGRVTLLRSEDGGALVRVVAGEVAGHRGPGTTRTPIALVHATLSPGAELALPWPRDFNALAYVLAGRGRVGPESRPVSTGQLAVFGPGDSVTLGAAARQDQAGDLEVLLLGGRPIREPVAWQGPFVMNTRAEIAQAFEDFEAGRMGTVPPTTAAR
- a CDS encoding LLM class F420-dependent oxidoreductase yields the protein MRFGFKTAPQNTTWADMRAVWEAADRIELFESGWTFDHFYPIFSDSRGPCLEGWVTTTALAQATRRLRIGVLVTGMPYRHPAVLANMAATLDVVSDGRLELGIGAGWNVEEATAYGIDLHASLTDRFDAFDEGCAAIVSLLTKETTTLGGRFVQLQEARCEPKPVQHPHPPICIGGTGERRTLRSVARFAQHWNFPGGDVATFRGKLDVLRGHCADLGRDPAEILTSTHLRLPESGDTGPLVEQAERFGDAGLDLGIVYLPPPHSASVLEPVAAALQHLRG